One window from the genome of Eucalyptus grandis isolate ANBG69807.140 chromosome 7, ASM1654582v1, whole genome shotgun sequence encodes:
- the LOC104455979 gene encoding protein SRG1: protein MEEEGGELGMVTCRCRARKSWNRVEFGKAEDCEVAVNVQLVNHKTSDEGMRMMKENVRGSFELPYHEKQKSAERPGSLEGYRQAFITSQDQKLERNGMIFLKCLPSHARNLDLWPQNPPKYDVDYEYLIYRDSTREVQQRLRKAAVAVVKYIGMALVVHEGELQLMKCFREGSYEVRMNYYPPCPESERVMGLSPHADNSGITMLMECGNMPGLQVLSGDGRWVTFPPVPSSIVVNLGQIREVYSNGTYRAPDHRAVVNKEKERVSIVTCYPSPSLPVGSSPQLLAATGLTPLYQTLSHSEYLQSFYNRKLNDAVPIIKTLKL from the exons atggaggaggaggggggTGAACTTGGAATGGTCACCTGCCGGTGCCGAGCGCGCAAGAGCTG GAATAGGGTTGAATTTGGAAAAGCAGAAGATTGCGAAGTTGCCGTCAATGTGCAGTTAGTGAACCATAAAACGTCGGATGAagggatgaggatgatgaaggaAAACGTGCGCGGGTCCTTCGAACTGCCTTACCATGAGAAGCAAAAGTCGGCAGAGAGACCAGGAAGTCTCGAAGGCTACAGGCAGGCTTTCATCACCTCTCAGGACCAGAAGCTGGAGCGGAACGGCATGATCTTCCTCAAATGCCTGCCTTCTCATGCAAGAAATCTCGATCTGTGGCCACAAAATCCCCCAAAAT ATGATGTTGACTACGAATACCTAATCTATCGGGACAGCACTAGAGAAGTACAGCAAAGGTTGAGGAAAGCGGCAGTGGCGGTAGTGAAGTACATTGGAATGGCATTGGTGGTTCATGAGGGTGAACTGCAGTTGATGAAATGTTTCCGAGAAGGGAGTTACGAGGTCAGGATGAATTACTACCCACCATGCCCGGAATCTGAGAGAGTAATGGGCCTATCGCCACATGCTGACAACTCAGGGATCACCATGTTGATGGAGTGCGGCAACATGCCTGGCCTTCAGGTCCTCAGCGGGGACGGCCGATGGGTCACATTTCCACCTGTTCCTAGCAGCATTGTCGTGAATTTAGGTCAAATCAGGGAGGTTTACAGCAACGGAACATACAGAGCACCGGATCATAGAGCGGTGGTGaacaaagagaaggagagggtgTCCATAGTGACCTGCTATCCCAGCCCATCTCTTCCAGTTGGATCTTCTCCCCAGCTCCTCGCCGCCACTGGACTCACCCCTCTCTACCAAACCCTTTCGCACTCTGAATACTTGCAAAGCTTCTACAACCGCAAGCTCAATGATGCGGTTCCCATCATCAAGACCCTCAAGCTATAG